A genomic stretch from Plasmodium sp. gorilla clade G2 genome assembly, contig: PADLG01_00_12, whole genome shotgun sequence includes:
- a CDS encoding cytoadherence linked asexual protein 3.1, putative — protein sequence MVSFHKIFFFFLIFILYLNEKAICSINENENDSETVTSSHNVQYNDNIEQLKSMIGNDELHKNLTTLEKLILESLEKDKLKYPLLKQGTEELIDISKFKKKNVRDTNDEWYILPTIQSTFDDMVKYEHLMKKQLIEIYNSDISDIIKKKIFIVRTLKTIKLMLIPLNSYKQQNDLKAALEELNNVFISKDVEEKTSPVGDHGTFFNNLLTHVRTIKENQNIENKGETLLLEDNKVDVMDTNDFFFTTNSNINFMEALDDITNQYGLGLINHLGPHLIALGHFIVLKLALKNYNNYFQAKSIKFFSWQKILEFSMSDRFKVLDMMCDHESVYYSEKKRRKTYLKVDRSHTSMECNILEYLIHYFNKYQLEIIKTTQDTDFDLHGMMEHKYIKDYFFSFMCNDPKECIIYHTNQFKKEANEENTFPEQEEPNREISAYNIYLNYYYFMKRYSSYGTKKTLYVHLLNLTGLLNYDTRAYVTSLYLPGYYNTVEMSFTEEKEFSKLFENLLKCIEKCHLHQPNTLSKDSNFLNDVSKCDVCKGAFLYSNIKFDDVPSMVQKFYVYLTKGLKIQKVSSLIRTLDIYQEYSNFLSHDINWYTFLFLFRLTSFKDISTKNIAEAMYLNIKDEDSFNKTVVTNYWFPSPIKKYYTLYVRKRIPNNLVDELEKLMKVGTLEKMKKSLTFLVHVNSFLQLDFFHQLNEPPLGLPRSYPLSLILEHKFKDWMISSPAGFYFSNYHNPYIRKDLHDKVLSQKFEPPKMNQWNKVLKSLIECAYDMYFDQRHVKNLYKYHNIYNINNKLMLMRDSMDLYKTHFDDVLFFADIFNMRKYMTATPTYKKVKDRVYHTLHSIMGNSVNFYNYGIIYGFKVNKDILKEVVDELFSIYNFNTDIFSDTSFLQTAYLLFRRIEETYRTPRRNDKMSVNNVFFMNVANNYSKLNKEERELEIHNSMASRYYAKTMFAAFQMLFSTMLSNNVDNLDKAYGLSENIQVATSTSAFLTFAYVYNGSIMDSMTNSLLPPYAKKPITQLKYGKTFVFSNYFMLASKMYDMLNYKNLSLLCEYQAVASANFYSAKKVGQFIGRKFLPITTYFLIYRISWTHAITTGKHLIPSLTDPQYNPSTTNTNTCIHSTEKTTGGSCDPSKCPNYTSPGSFFFTHSLAAPASQYLFFYFFTNLYLDAGKHFPGGFGPAIKEQTQHVSEKTYERKPSVHSFNRNFFVELANGFMYAFCFFTISQMYAYFENINFYITSNFRFLERYYGVFNKYFINYARTKLKEITSDILIKYEREAYLSMKKYGYLGEVIASRLSSKDKIMNYLHDTNEETMNNLRRYDMENAFKNKMATYVDDFAFFDDCGRNEQFLNERCDYCPVVEEVEETQLQPQLLPHADETTNLSKESTSTYIDVEKINETGSADSEDDEKDFDEPDDELMVARFH from the exons ATGGTTTcatttcataaaatattttttttcttcctaatattcattttatatttaaatgaaaaggCAATATGTTccataaatgaaaatgaaaatgacaGTGAAACTGTAACTAGTAGCCACAATGtacaatataatgataatatcgAGCAGTTAAAATCGATGATTGGAAATGATGAActacataaaaatttaacaacattagaaaaattaattttagaATCGTTAGAAAaggataaattaaaatatcctCTCCTTAAACAAGGAACTGAAGAATTAATCGATATATcgaaatttaaaaaaaaaaatgttagaGATACGAACGATGAATGGTACATCCTACCTACGATCCAATCGACTTTTGACGATATGGTAAAATATGAACATCTTATGAAAAAACaattaatagaaatatataattctgaTATTTcagatataattaaaaaaaaaatatttattgtacGAACATtgaaaacaataaaattaatgCTTATACCATTAAATTCGTATAAACAACAGAACGATTTAAAAGCTGCGCTcgaagaattaaataatgtatttatatcCAAAGATGTTGAGGAGAAAACTAGTCCAGTAGGGGATCATGggacattttttaataatttgttAACACATGTAAGAACAATTAAAGAAAAccaaaatatagaaaataaaggTGAAACACTTCTACTAGAGGACAATAAAGTAGATGTAATGGACACGAacgatttttttttcacgACCAATTccaatataaattttatggaAGCTTTAGATGATATAACAAATCAATATGGATTAGGGTTAATTAATCATTTGGGTCCTCACTTAATag CCCTGGGACATTTTATTGTATTAAAATTAGcacttaaaaattataacaattaTTTCCAAGCAAAAAGTATAAAATTCTTTAGTTGGCAAAAAATATTAGAGTTCTCTATGTCTGATCGATTTAAAGTTCTTGATATGATGTGTGACCACGAATCCGTGTATTATTCCGaaaaaaagagaagaaaAACGTACTTGAAAGTTGATCGATCACATACAAGTATggaatgtaatatattagaatatctaatacattattttaataaatatcagttagaaataattaaaacTACTCAAGATACTGATTTTGATTTACATGGGATGATggaacataaatatataaaagattatttcttttcatttatgTGTAATGATCCTAAagaatgtattatttatcatacgaatcaatttaaaaaagaagcaAACGAAGAAAATACTTTTCCTGAACAAGAAGAACCGAATCGTGAAATAAgtgcatataatatatatttgaattattattatttcatgaAACGTTACAGTTCTTAtggaacaaaaaaaacattatacgtacatttattaaatttaacaGGGCTTctaa aTTATGATACAAGAGCTTATGTCACATCACTTTATTTACCAGGATATTACAACA ctgTCGAAATGTCATTTACTGAAGAGAAGGAGTTTTCCAAACTTTTTGAAAACttattaaaat GTATTGAGAAATGTCATTTACACCAACCAAATACATTATCAAAAGATAGTAATTTCCTCAACGATGTATCCAAATGCGATGTATGTAAAGGAGCCTTCTTATATTctaata tTAAATTTGATGATGTTCCTTCGATGGTACAgaaattttatgtatatttaactAAAGGtctaaaaatacaaaaagtaTCATCACTAATTAGAACGCTAGATATATATCAAGAGTACAGTAATTTTTTATCCCATGATATTAATTGGTACacttttctatttttatttcgaCTTACCAGTTTTAAGG ataTTTCAACCAAAAATATCGCTGAAGCaatgtatttaaatataaaggatGAAGATTCATTTAACAAAACTGTTGTGACGAACTATTGGTTCCCTTCtcctataaaaaaatactacACTTTATATGTTAGGAAACGTATTCCAAACAATTTAGTCGATG AATTGGAAAAATTAATGAAAGTTGGAAcattagaaaaaatgaaaaaatctCTGACGTTTTTGGTCCATGTCAACTCGTTTTTACAACTAGATTTTTTCCATCAACTGAATGAACCACCTCTAGGATTACCAAGATCCTATCCTTTATCGTTAATTCTCGAACATAAATTTAAAGATTGGATGATCAGTTCGCCCGCAGggttttatttttcaaattatcACAATCCATATATACGAAAAGATTTGCACGATAAAGTCTTATCACAAAAATTTGAACCGCCAAAAATGAACCAGTGGAACAAAGTTTTGAAATCGTTGATCGAATGCGCATATGATATGTATTTTGATCAACGACATgtgaaaaatttatataaatatcataatatttataatataaataacaaattAATGTTAATGCGAGACTCCATGGATTTGTACAAAACCCATTTTGACGACGTGTTATTTTTTGcagatatatttaatatgagAAAATATATGACTGCTACCccaacatataaaaaagtaaaagaTCGCGTTTATCACACTTTACATAGTATTATGGGAAATTCGGTCAATTTTTACAATTATGGTATTATTTATGGATTTAAAGTAAATAAGGATATATTGAAAGAAGTAGTGGACGAATTGTTttctatttataattttaatacagATATATTTTCAGATACTTCGTTTCTACAAACagcttatttattatttagaaGAATAGAGGAAACATACAGGACGCCAAGAAGAAACGACAAaatg agtGTGAATAATGTTTTTTTCATGAATGTGGCAAATAATTATTCGAAATTAAACAAAGAAGAACGTGAACTGGAAATCCATAATTCTATGGCATCACGATATTATGCGAAAACGATGTTTGCAGCATTTCAAATGTTGTTTTCCACAATGTTAAGTAATAATGTAGATAATCTTGACAAAGCATATGGATTAAGTGAAAATATACAAGTAGCAACAAGTACGTCCGCATTTCTTACTTTTGCATATGTGTATAACGGAAGTATCATGGATAGTATGACCAACAGTTTATTGCCACCATATGCGAAAAAACCTATAACACAattaaaatatggaaaaactTTTGTTTTCTCCAACTATTTCATGCTAGCATCCAAAATGTATGATatgttaaattataaaaatttaagtcTTCTATGTGAATATCAAGCAGTAGCTAGCGCAAACTTTTATTCGGCTAAAAAAGTAGGTCAATTTATTGGTAGAAAATTTTTACCCATTACTAcgtattttcttatttatagaATTAGTTGGACACATGCTATTACAACTGGTAAACATTTAATTCCAAGTTTAACCGATCCTCAATATAATCCTAGTACTACAAATACAAATACTTGTATTCATAGTACAGAAAAGACTACAGGTGGTTCTTGTGATCCTAGTAAATGTCCCAACTACACATCCCCTGgaagtttttttttcactCACTCACTTGCTGCTCCAGCATCccaatatttatttttttattttttcacgAATCTATACCTGGATGCAGGCAAACATTTTCCTGGAGGGTTTGGTCCTGCAATAAAAGAACAAACACAACATGTTAGTGAAAAAACGTATGAACGTAAACCTTCCGTTCATAGTTTTAATAGAAATTTCTTTGTAGAACTCGCAAACGGTTTCATGTATGCTTTTTGCTTTTTTACAATTTCACAAATGTATgcatattttgaaaatattaatttttatattactagCAACTTCCGTTTCTTGGAAAGATATTATGGAGTattcaataaatattttataaattatgcCCGAACTAAACTTAAAGAAATTACAAgtgatattttaataaaatacgAACGTGAAGCATACTTaagtatgaaaaaatatgggTATTTAGGAGAAGTCATTGCTTCACGATTGTCGTCCAAAGATAAAATCATGAATTATTTGCACGACACTAACGAGGAGACAATGAATAATTTAAGACGATATGATATGGAAAATGCATTCAAGAACAAAATGGCTACATATGTGGACGATTTTGCTTTTTTTGACGATTGTGGCAGAAACGAACAATTTTTGAACGAGAGATGTGATTACTGTCCTGTCGTTGAAGAAGTGGAAGAAACACAATTACAACCACAATTACTCCCACATGCTGATGAGACCACTAACCTGTCCAAAGAATCAACTAGTACGTATATTGatgttgaaaaaataaatgaaacaGGTTCGGCAGATAGtgaagatgatgaaaaagATTTCGATGAACCCGACGACGAATTAATGGTTGCGAGATTTCActaa
- a CDS encoding erythrocyte membrane protein 1, PfEMP1, putative has translation MPTKTSTNRYIPYSRYKGKTYIYVENDNDSDNYVVTTDTSDITSSSESEYEEIDLYVPRSPKYKTLIEVVLKPSKSGTTTNSGDIPSGDIPSHIPIDDEWNELKEDFISQYLQNIQKDLPNENIIDDKIYMDTQPNILGNNMEEKPFITSIQDRKLYSNSDITYNIDWNIPENISTNTPTYNSLYSGIDLINDSLNSGNDIYDELLKRKENELFGTKHPKKTNSNIFAKPISGDPILNQLNLYDKWLDRHRNNQWKNKPDNNIPVENVHTTHNLLNTNVSIEISSDMTPRSNMDISDTNRYTYLDDMDSFENSSDENLL, from the coding sequence ATGCCGACAAAAACCTCCACCAATAGATACATACCTTATAGTCGTTATAAAGgcaaaacatacatatatgtggaaaatgataatgatagtGATAACTATGTGGTAACAACTGATACATCTGATATCACTTCATCATCAGAAAGTGAATATGAAGAGATAGATTTATATGTACCACGTAGTCctaaatataaaactttGATCGAAGTGGTACTAAAACCTAGCAAAAGTGGTACCACAACAAATAGTGGTGACATACCTAGTGGTGACATACCAAGTCATATACCCATAGATGATGAATGGAATGAACTAAAAGAGGATTTTATTTCacaatatttacaaaatatacaaaaggATTTACCTAATGAAAATATCATTGATGATAAGATCTATATGGATACACAACCTAATATTTTGGGAAATAATATGGAAGAAAAACCTTTTATTACATCCATTCAAgatagaaaattatatagtaATAGTGATATAACTTATAATATTGATTGGAATATTCCGGAAAATATTAGCACTAATACTCCGACATATAATAGTTTATATAGTGGTATAGATCTAATTAATGATTCGTTAAATAGTggtaatgatatatatgatgagttgttgaaaagaaaagaaaacgaATTATTTGGAACAAAACATccgaaaaaaacaaattccAATATTTTTGCAAAACCAATAAGTGGTGATCCGATACTGAACCAATtgaatttatatgataaatggTTAGATAGACATAGAAATAACCAGTGGAAAAACAAACcggataataatatacctgTGGAAAACGTCCACACTACACACAACTTGTTAAATACCAACGTTTCTATAGAAATAAGTAGTGATATGACCCCTAGATCTAATATGGATATTAGTGATACTAATAGATATACTTATTTGGATGATATGGATTCGTTCGAAAATAGTAGTgatgaaaatttattatga